A window of the Haloarcula litorea genome harbors these coding sequences:
- a CDS encoding thioredoxin family protein yields MVSLDSDSDVLARGDAAPSFELPAADGETYTLSDFADHDALLVVFTCNHCPYAKAKIDELNRLAEEFDDLAVVGINPNDADQYPDDSVERMRELVAEGTVRYDAYLRDESQAVAAAYGARCTPDPFLFRNDDGTFRLAYHGRLDDAPNPDDEPSEREMADHVERLLAGEEITAAEKPSRGCSIKWRDGNEPDYWDV; encoded by the coding sequence ATGGTCTCACTGGACTCGGACTCCGACGTGCTGGCGCGTGGGGACGCCGCACCCTCGTTCGAGCTCCCCGCCGCCGACGGCGAGACGTACACCCTGTCTGACTTCGCGGACCACGACGCCCTGCTCGTCGTGTTCACGTGCAACCACTGCCCGTACGCGAAGGCGAAGATCGACGAACTGAACCGCCTCGCCGAGGAGTTCGACGATCTCGCCGTCGTGGGGATCAACCCCAACGACGCGGACCAGTACCCGGACGACTCCGTCGAGCGGATGCGGGAGCTGGTCGCCGAGGGCACCGTCCGGTACGACGCCTACCTGCGCGACGAGTCACAGGCCGTCGCGGCGGCCTACGGCGCGCGCTGTACGCCCGACCCGTTCCTCTTTCGCAACGACGACGGGACGTTCCGGCTGGCCTACCACGGCCGGCTGGACGACGCGCCCAACCCCGACGACGAGCCCAGCGAGCGGGAGATGGCCGACCACGTCGAGCGCCTGCTGGCCGGCGAGGAGATCACCGCGGCCGAGAAGCCCTCGCGCGGCTGTTCGATCAAGTGGCGCGACGGCAACGAGCCGGACTACTGGGACGTCTGA
- a CDS encoding MFS transporter — translation MASDAQSRLVVGLVGGSHLVNHAYFMLLPPVFGPLGADLGLSAAQLGVALGVVGVVVTALQLPFGSLSDARSRTSVLAISLTFGALGAVLTATAQSYAWLLVASAVTGVGIAGHHPAHYPLIGAATTADTRGRAYSVHGFTGALGFAVPPAVVATASTLGLDWRLAVGGIAVVGGLYGAACLLAFDRLVDRSITHPTGGSADDGATTATDRSLLARARRELRGLLTSPAIVLLTVLWFATSVAGWGIKQYTATLLSSGYGLADATANFAVSAMLVVGAVLIFAGGWLTDRHSAGPVLVGGYAALVAVAGLLASGVLPAVAALAVVLVLSATVDGSRPARATLGDALSTDDSAGKNFGLLTVGISGGAAVAPPVLAVVVERFGVAAAFWAVAGVGVVALALTAVVLSVGAGSRRESVQPGD, via the coding sequence GTGGCATCCGACGCACAGTCGCGGCTCGTCGTCGGTCTCGTCGGCGGGTCCCACCTCGTCAACCACGCCTACTTTATGCTCCTGCCGCCGGTGTTCGGCCCACTTGGGGCCGACCTCGGCCTGAGCGCCGCTCAGCTGGGCGTCGCGCTGGGCGTCGTCGGCGTCGTCGTGACGGCGCTGCAGCTCCCCTTCGGTTCGCTGTCGGACGCGCGGAGTCGGACGTCCGTGCTCGCCATCTCGCTGACCTTCGGCGCGCTGGGTGCGGTCCTGACGGCCACCGCACAGAGCTACGCGTGGCTGCTGGTCGCCAGCGCCGTCACCGGCGTCGGCATCGCGGGCCACCACCCCGCCCACTACCCGCTGATCGGCGCGGCGACGACGGCCGACACCCGCGGCCGGGCATACAGCGTCCACGGCTTCACCGGGGCGCTGGGCTTCGCCGTCCCGCCGGCCGTCGTCGCCACCGCCAGCACGCTCGGGCTGGACTGGCGGCTGGCCGTCGGCGGGATCGCCGTCGTCGGTGGGCTGTACGGCGCGGCCTGCCTGCTCGCGTTCGACCGCCTCGTCGACCGCTCGATCACCCATCCGACGGGGGGATCGGCGGACGACGGTGCCACCACGGCGACCGACCGCTCGCTGCTCGCCCGCGCCCGACGCGAACTCCGGGGCCTGCTCACCTCGCCGGCCATCGTCCTGCTGACGGTGCTGTGGTTCGCCACCTCGGTGGCCGGCTGGGGCATCAAGCAGTACACGGCGACGCTGCTGTCCTCGGGCTACGGGCTGGCCGACGCCACCGCGAACTTCGCGGTCTCGGCGATGCTGGTCGTCGGCGCGGTGCTCATCTTCGCCGGCGGATGGCTCACCGACCGTCACTCGGCCGGGCCGGTCCTCGTCGGCGGCTACGCCGCGCTGGTCGCCGTCGCGGGCCTGCTGGCCTCGGGCGTCCTGCCGGCCGTCGCGGCGCTGGCGGTGGTCCTCGTCCTCTCGGCGACCGTCGACGGGAGCCGGCCGGCCCGCGCGACGCTGGGGGACGCGCTCTCGACGGACGACTCCGCGGGCAAGAACTTCGGGCTGCTGACCGTCGGGATCTCCGGCGGCGCGGCGGTCGCCCCGCCCGTGCTGGCGGTGGTCGTCGAACGCTTCGGCGTCGCCGCGGCGTTCTGGGCCGTCGCCGGCGTCGGCGTCGTCGCGCTGGCCCTGACCGCCGTCGTGCTGTCGGTCGGCGCGGGCAGTCGGCGCGAGTCCGTCCAGCCCGGGGACTGA
- a CDS encoding Lrp/AsnC family transcriptional regulator produces the protein MSSRREILDLLRENARYTTEDLANLTDATEDEVEAIIDDLEAEGAIRGYQAVVDWNAVDETDGEHVRATVELNVALDRETNYGDIADRIKKFPEVTSLRLVSGDYDFDLEVEGDSMREVSHFISDKIAPIPEITQTVTHYIMDSYKEQGKTFDDHDDDDRLSVSP, from the coding sequence ATGAGCAGCCGCCGGGAGATTCTGGACCTGCTGCGGGAGAACGCCCGCTACACGACCGAGGACCTCGCGAACCTCACGGACGCCACCGAGGACGAGGTCGAGGCGATCATCGACGACCTCGAGGCCGAGGGTGCCATCCGGGGGTACCAGGCCGTCGTCGACTGGAACGCCGTCGACGAGACCGACGGCGAACACGTCCGCGCGACCGTCGAACTCAACGTCGCGCTCGACCGCGAGACCAACTACGGCGACATCGCCGACCGCATCAAGAAGTTCCCCGAGGTCACGTCGCTGCGGCTGGTCAGCGGCGACTACGACTTCGACCTCGAAGTGGAGGGCGACTCGATGCGGGAGGTCTCCCACTTCATCAGCGACAAGATCGCCCCCATCCCCGAGATCACCCAGACGGTGACCCACTACATCATGGACTCCTACAAGGAGCAGGGGAAGACGTTCGACGACCACGACGACGACGACCGCCTCTCGGTCTCGCCATGA
- a CDS encoding pyridoxal phosphate-dependent aminotransferase codes for MTFEPADRVDRVPPSGIRRFFELAEEMDDIISLGVGEPDFSAPWAAREAAITSLERGRTSYTANRGKRELREKIARYERDYHDLKYDPDEEVLVTAGASEGIDLAFRALLDSGDTAAVVQPCYVSYVPDATFAGVDVIDVPTRATDEFKLTREALERAGAAEADALVYCYPNNPTGATMTREELGEVAAFCREHDLLVFADEIYADLTYEHDHASIATLPGMRERTVVFNGFSKAFAMTGFRLGYAMAPPQAVEAMNRVHQYTMLSAPTTAQHAAIEALDNCREEVEAMTEQYDRRRKYVLSRFEEMGLDCFPAAGAFYAFPECPWDDANEFAEALLQEQRVAVVPGTAFGEGASGHLRISYATGLEDLKEAMNRMAAFVE; via the coding sequence ATGACGTTCGAGCCCGCCGACCGCGTCGACCGCGTGCCGCCCTCGGGCATCCGGCGGTTCTTCGAACTGGCCGAGGAGATGGACGACATCATCTCGCTGGGGGTCGGCGAACCCGACTTCTCCGCGCCGTGGGCCGCCCGCGAGGCCGCCATCACCTCCCTGGAGCGGGGACGGACCTCCTACACGGCCAACCGCGGCAAGCGCGAACTGCGCGAGAAGATCGCCCGCTACGAGCGCGACTATCACGATCTGAAATACGATCCCGACGAGGAGGTCCTCGTCACCGCCGGCGCGAGCGAGGGGATCGACCTCGCCTTCCGGGCGCTGCTCGACAGCGGCGACACCGCCGCCGTCGTCCAGCCGTGTTACGTCTCCTACGTCCCCGACGCCACCTTCGCCGGCGTGGACGTGATCGACGTGCCCACCCGGGCGACAGACGAGTTCAAGCTGACACGGGAGGCGCTGGAGCGGGCCGGTGCCGCCGAGGCCGACGCGCTCGTCTACTGCTACCCGAACAACCCGACGGGCGCGACGATGACCCGCGAGGAACTGGGCGAGGTGGCGGCCTTCTGCCGCGAGCACGACCTGCTGGTGTTCGCCGACGAGATCTACGCCGACCTGACCTACGAGCACGACCACGCCTCCATCGCGACGCTGCCGGGGATGCGCGAGCGGACCGTCGTCTTCAACGGCTTCTCGAAGGCCTTCGCGATGACCGGGTTCCGGCTCGGCTACGCGATGGCACCCCCCCAGGCCGTCGAGGCGATGAACCGCGTCCACCAGTACACGATGCTGTCGGCCCCGACCACCGCCCAGCACGCCGCCATCGAGGCGCTGGACAACTGCCGGGAGGAGGTCGAGGCGATGACCGAGCAGTACGACCGCCGGCGCAAGTACGTCCTCTCGCGGTTCGAGGAGATGGGGCTGGACTGCTTCCCCGCGGCGGGGGCGTTCTACGCGTTCCCCGAGTGTCCGTGGGACGACGCCAACGAGTTCGCCGAGGCGCTGCTCCAGGAGCAGCGGGTCGCCGTCGTCCCCGGGACGGCCTTCGGCGAGGGGGCGAGCGGCCACCTCCGCATCTCCTACGCGACCGGTCTCGAAGACCTCAAGGAGGCGATGAACCGGATGGCCGCGTTCGTCGAGTGA
- a CDS encoding type II/IV secretion system ATPase subunit, protein MAIDDTGGTGQDSVGTGQPTDRPAAVGEYTWDDFRREFHDGGRFDRRDYLGFDPRDLPQRLEDAQSAALTLNEPFADYVDPETTPVRKGTYTWEHFKQEFYYEADGDQPRDGDGEVIPFDPAEHLGFDPAETEQELSHGEDLASELASFVDEHTVDVSPELDEDAFFSTREGHTTVVNRYDLEKAVPGVKKSHFREVERYWVNKPYACVVVFHSRKENEKKYYVVEPHLNPIEGDLKDFLSGKLKTAIKYSEDDVIVQGSDADRAEVIQREAERLLSRYDLYDGSLGGAGGSAGIVDQVKELFDVGDADEAEALAGELDGISTRPEPAIVEDDPDQLTEYQVEKLLYMLKRDFIGYSRIDSVKHDINVEDISCDGYNSRVFVYHTDYEQIITNVEHGESELDDFVVKLAQRSGKGISKRQPQVDATLPDGSRAQLTLGREVSDHGTNYTIRQFKDVPFTPIDLINWNTFSLDEMAFLWLCIENNKSLIFAGGTASGKTTSLNAVSLFIPSNSKIVSIEDTREVELPQRNWVASVTRPSFGEDDKGDVDEFDLLEAALRQRPDYIVMGEIRGEEGRTLFQVMSTGHTTYTTFHADSVGEVIKRFTTEPINVSKTLFTALDLVSIQTQTRVDGNKVRRNKSLTEINEYSAENDEINVRDVYEWRAETDEYIQMGNSNTLEEIKFDRGWTQEKLDEELFKRKVVLAYLIEQDLNTYTQVAATIQAFINDPETILTLIANDQLERSLEDLREMESVQIDIDAEKEEMVPRPDTPSELAEETKGVLDNAGPLFDRFKSGETPDIVSALMDGEALEEDDEDDDFEFGEFVPKAGKEADSG, encoded by the coding sequence ATGGCAATCGATGACACGGGTGGAACCGGGCAGGACTCGGTCGGTACTGGGCAACCGACCGACCGCCCGGCCGCGGTGGGTGAGTACACCTGGGACGACTTCAGGCGGGAGTTCCACGACGGCGGTCGGTTCGACCGCCGCGACTACCTCGGTTTCGACCCGCGAGACCTTCCACAGCGGCTCGAAGACGCTCAGAGCGCCGCACTGACGCTGAACGAGCCGTTCGCCGACTACGTCGACCCGGAGACGACGCCGGTCCGCAAGGGGACCTACACCTGGGAGCACTTCAAACAGGAGTTCTACTACGAGGCGGACGGCGACCAGCCGCGGGACGGCGACGGCGAGGTGATCCCGTTCGACCCCGCGGAGCACCTCGGTTTCGATCCCGCGGAGACGGAGCAGGAGCTCTCCCACGGCGAGGACCTCGCCAGCGAGCTCGCGTCGTTCGTCGACGAGCACACCGTCGACGTCAGCCCGGAACTGGACGAGGACGCGTTCTTCTCCACCAGGGAGGGGCACACGACCGTCGTCAATCGCTACGATCTGGAGAAGGCCGTCCCGGGCGTCAAGAAGTCGCACTTCCGGGAGGTGGAGCGCTACTGGGTCAACAAGCCGTACGCCTGCGTCGTCGTCTTCCACTCGCGCAAGGAAAACGAGAAGAAGTACTACGTGGTCGAACCGCACCTCAACCCCATCGAGGGCGACCTCAAGGACTTCCTCTCGGGGAAGCTCAAGACCGCAATCAAGTACTCTGAGGACGACGTCATCGTGCAGGGCTCGGACGCCGACCGTGCCGAGGTCATCCAGCGCGAGGCCGAACGCCTGCTCTCCCGGTACGACCTCTACGACGGCAGCCTCGGCGGTGCGGGCGGTAGCGCCGGGATCGTCGACCAGGTCAAGGAGCTGTTCGACGTCGGGGACGCCGACGAGGCAGAGGCCCTGGCGGGCGAACTGGACGGCATCTCGACGCGCCCGGAGCCGGCCATCGTCGAGGACGACCCGGACCAGCTCACCGAGTACCAAGTCGAGAAGCTCCTGTACATGCTCAAGCGGGACTTCATCGGCTACAGCCGTATCGACTCGGTGAAACACGACATCAACGTCGAGGACATCTCCTGTGACGGCTACAACTCCCGGGTGTTCGTCTACCACACCGACTACGAGCAGATCATCACCAACGTCGAGCACGGGGAGTCGGAGCTGGACGACTTCGTCGTCAAGCTCGCCCAGCGCTCGGGGAAGGGTATCTCCAAGCGCCAGCCGCAGGTCGACGCCACCCTGCCGGACGGCTCCCGCGCCCAGCTGACGCTCGGGCGGGAGGTCTCGGACCACGGGACCAACTACACCATCCGCCAGTTCAAGGACGTCCCCTTTACCCCCATTGACCTCATCAACTGGAACACCTTCTCGCTGGACGAGATGGCGTTCCTCTGGCTCTGCATCGAGAACAACAAGAGCCTCATCTTCGCCGGCGGCACCGCCTCCGGGAAGACCACCTCGCTGAACGCCGTCTCCCTCTTTATCCCCTCGAACTCCAAGATCGTCTCCATCGAGGACACCCGCGAGGTCGAACTCCCACAGCGCAACTGGGTCGCCTCCGTCACCCGCCCCTCGTTCGGCGAGGACGACAAGGGCGACGTCGACGAGTTCGACCTGCTGGAGGCCGCGCTCCGCCAGCGCCCCGACTACATCGTGATGGGCGAGATCCGCGGCGAGGAGGGCCGGACGCTGTTCCAGGTGATGTCGACCGGCCACACCACCTACACCACCTTCCACGCCGACTCCGTCGGCGAGGTCATCAAGCGGTTCACGACCGAGCCGATCAACGTCTCGAAGACCCTGTTCACGGCGCTGGATCTGGTCTCGATCCAGACCCAGACCCGGGTGGACGGCAACAAGGTCCGCCGGAACAAGTCCCTGACCGAGATCAACGAGTACTCCGCGGAGAACGACGAGATCAACGTCCGAGACGTCTACGAGTGGCGCGCCGAGACCGACGAGTACATCCAGATGGGCAACTCCAACACCTTAGAGGAGATCAAGTTCGACCGCGGGTGGACCCAGGAGAAACTCGACGAGGAGCTGTTCAAGCGGAAGGTGGTGCTGGCCTACCTCATCGAACAGGACCTCAACACCTACACGCAGGTCGCCGCGACCATCCAGGCGTTCATCAACGACCCCGAGACCATCCTCACGCTCATCGCCAACGACCAACTGGAGCGCTCGCTGGAGGACCTCCGGGAGATGGAGTCGGTCCAGATCGACATCGACGCCGAGAAGGAGGAGATGGTGCCCCGACCCGACACCCCCTCGGAACTGGCCGAGGAGACGAAGGGAGTGCTGGACAACGCCGGCCCGCTGTTCGACCGGTTCAAGAGCGGCGAGACCCCGGACATCGTCTCCGCGCTGATGGACGGCGAGGCCCTCGAAGAGGACGACGAGGACGACGACTTCGAGTTCGGCGAGTTCGTGCCGAAGGCCGGCAAGGAGGCAGATAGCGGATGA
- a CDS encoding type II secretion system F family protein, with protein MSLDTRGGQQVGSGGTLGDAFYPAYRRLFDEDGDFVDSVEDKLAEARMADNVEMFLARALAVGVIAGFALWFVGTFVGYLVVSTLFTGAEGPTFIGVNIRNETALMLIDLLEIPFLVFVTGIVFGVIGFGIGFGSLVSIPYFRSSAREREINILLSDSISFMYALSVGGLNQLEILQAMAKADDTYGEVAQEFQSIVLETEYFDTDYRTAIRNQALQTPSDELSQFLTDMLSIINSGGDMTSFLEDQKEKHMRTAKQEQEKMLETLELFGEMYMTLSLFPLLLIIILVIMSMMGNARQMLIYGTVYGLIPLTGLGFLVLVSTVTQDAIGDGYLRPDAGEDDIVVDEGIGVFNLGLVEEYTGTYGVFARIKSREGTHELLDILTAPHLFFRDHPLLVLGLTVPLSILALVVAVTIGWAPLTIDGMKNNPVSGTFFWVYVPMYINFLPLTIFYEWNQRSRKAIIGNLSENLRKLASANDTGMTLLESIKVVSETSAGKLSEEFETMHAKVNYGTSLKDALREFNNKYHVPRLARTVKLIAEAQEASSQIQDVLSTAAQASENQDDIERERKSRTRMQMVIIIMTYLTLLGVMALLKTQFLDVMSGLATQASSAGGAGPGGSFGGNVDTQLLSMLFFHAVTLQALLSSFIAGYIRDVKLVSGVKFAVVLSTIALVVWMAVG; from the coding sequence ATGAGTCTCGACACCCGGGGCGGTCAGCAGGTCGGGAGCGGCGGGACCCTCGGCGACGCGTTCTACCCGGCCTACCGCCGACTGTTCGACGAGGACGGGGACTTCGTCGACAGCGTCGAGGACAAGCTCGCCGAGGCCCGGATGGCGGACAACGTCGAGATGTTCCTCGCACGCGCGCTCGCCGTGGGCGTCATCGCGGGGTTCGCCCTCTGGTTCGTCGGGACCTTCGTCGGCTACCTCGTCGTCAGCACGCTGTTTACCGGGGCCGAGGGACCGACGTTCATCGGGGTCAACATCCGGAACGAGACGGCGTTGATGCTCATCGACCTGCTCGAGATCCCCTTTCTTGTCTTCGTCACGGGCATCGTCTTCGGCGTCATCGGCTTCGGGATCGGCTTCGGGTCGCTGGTCTCGATCCCGTACTTCCGGTCGAGCGCCCGCGAGCGCGAGATCAACATCCTGCTGTCGGACTCCATCTCCTTCATGTACGCGCTCTCGGTCGGGGGGCTGAACCAGCTTGAGATCCTGCAGGCGATGGCGAAGGCCGACGACACGTACGGCGAGGTCGCCCAGGAGTTCCAGTCGATCGTGTTGGAGACGGAGTACTTCGACACCGACTACCGGACGGCCATCCGCAACCAGGCGCTACAGACGCCCTCGGACGAGCTCTCGCAGTTCCTGACGGACATGCTCTCGATCATCAACTCCGGCGGGGACATGACCTCCTTCCTCGAGGACCAGAAGGAGAAGCACATGCGCACCGCCAAGCAGGAACAGGAGAAGATGCTGGAGACCCTGGAGCTGTTCGGCGAGATGTACATGACGCTCTCGCTGTTTCCCCTGCTGCTCATCATCATCCTGGTCATCATGTCGATGATGGGCAACGCCCGACAGATGCTCATCTACGGCACCGTCTACGGCCTCATCCCGCTGACCGGGCTGGGCTTTCTGGTCCTGGTCTCGACGGTCACGCAGGACGCCATCGGCGACGGCTACCTCCGGCCCGACGCCGGCGAGGACGACATCGTCGTCGACGAGGGCATCGGCGTGTTCAACCTCGGACTCGTCGAGGAGTACACCGGCACCTACGGCGTCTTCGCCCGGATCAAGAGCCGCGAGGGGACCCACGAACTGCTGGACATCCTCACGGCCCCGCACCTGTTCTTCCGCGACCACCCGCTGCTGGTGCTCGGGCTGACGGTGCCGCTGTCGATCCTCGCCCTCGTCGTCGCCGTCACGATCGGCTGGGCACCCCTGACGATCGACGGGATGAAGAACAACCCCGTCTCGGGGACGTTCTTCTGGGTGTACGTACCGATGTACATCAACTTCCTCCCGCTGACGATCTTCTACGAGTGGAACCAGCGCTCCCGGAAGGCCATCATCGGGAACCTCTCGGAGAACCTCCGGAAGCTGGCCTCGGCCAACGACACCGGGATGACGCTACTGGAGTCCATCAAGGTGGTCTCGGAGACCTCGGCCGGCAAGCTCTCCGAGGAGTTCGAGACGATGCACGCGAAGGTCAACTACGGGACGAGCCTCAAGGACGCGCTCCGGGAGTTCAACAACAAGTACCACGTCCCGCGGCTGGCCCGGACCGTGAAGCTCATCGCCGAGGCCCAGGAGGCCTCCAGTCAGATCCAGGACGTGCTCTCGACGGCCGCACAGGCCTCGGAGAACCAAGACGACATCGAGCGCGAGCGCAAGTCCCGGACCCGGATGCAGATGGTCATCATCATCATGACCTACCTCACGCTGCTGGGCGTGATGGCGCTGCTGAAGACGCAGTTCCTCGACGTGATGTCCGGGCTGGCGACGCAGGCGTCGAGCGCCGGCGGTGCCGGCCCCGGCGGGAGCTTCGGCGGCAACGTCGACACGCAGCTGCTGTCGATGCTGTTCTTCCACGCCGTCACGCTCCAGGCGCTGCTGTCGTCGTTCATCGCGGGCTACATCCGCGACGTGAAACTCGTCTCGGGCGTCAAGTTCGCCGTCGTCCTGTCGACGATCGCACTGGTGGTGTGGATGGCGGTGGGGTGA
- a CDS encoding DUF7287 family protein, producing MYKSIECETQADTTRPVVSMERARTRERSDGEPGTVTESRAQTNLDFAVGVSLFLGVLIFVFLFVPGLLSPFTSGAQAQTVTADRAADHLTTSVLGSPRDPHSLRTHCTIQFFENATGCAFGPAPVAQQLGLDPATQNVNVTIVGNASSTATPDDTLCWDAANDSLVATTGCPNAGANANVNLTRGRAVPADNEATVTALRVVWLNGTDVTVVVEVW from the coding sequence ATGTACAAGAGCATCGAGTGTGAGACACAAGCAGATACCACAAGGCCGGTAGTGAGTATGGAACGGGCCAGGACACGCGAGCGTTCGGACGGCGAGCCGGGGACGGTGACCGAGTCACGGGCGCAGACCAATCTCGATTTCGCCGTCGGCGTCAGCCTCTTTTTGGGCGTGCTGATCTTCGTCTTCCTGTTCGTGCCCGGGCTGTTGTCGCCGTTCACTTCGGGGGCGCAGGCCCAGACCGTGACGGCCGACCGAGCGGCCGACCACCTCACCACGTCCGTGCTGGGGTCGCCGCGTGACCCACACTCCCTGCGGACTCACTGTACGATCCAGTTCTTCGAAAACGCGACCGGATGTGCGTTCGGGCCGGCGCCCGTCGCACAGCAGCTCGGTCTCGACCCGGCGACACAGAACGTCAACGTGACTATCGTCGGGAACGCGTCGTCGACGGCGACGCCCGACGACACGCTCTGCTGGGACGCCGCCAACGACTCGCTGGTCGCGACAACGGGCTGTCCGAACGCCGGCGCGAACGCGAACGTCAATCTCACGCGTGGGAGGGCGGTTCCGGCGGACAACGAGGCGACGGTGACGGCACTGCGGGTCGTCTGGCTGAACGGGACGGATGTCACCGTCGTCGTGGAGGTGTGGTAG
- a CDS encoding DUF7288 family protein: MRGQAHTLEAIVASLVLLTGLIFALQMTAVTPLSASTSSQHIENQQQSVSEGLLATAAERDALEPAILYWNNSTGKYHNASGTGIGVYASTPPNNTFGAMLERVFDERGIAYNVYVRYRNSTSQKRIIYLYNGRPSDNAVSASQTVTLMDDDHLYDTDGTRNETTLSTATGFPIPDRGANVYNTVRVEVVSWRI; encoded by the coding sequence ATGCGAGGACAGGCACACACACTCGAAGCGATCGTCGCAAGCCTCGTCCTCCTGACCGGGCTCATCTTCGCGCTACAGATGACAGCGGTGACCCCCCTCTCCGCGAGCACGTCGAGTCAACACATCGAGAACCAACAGCAGTCCGTCAGCGAGGGCCTGCTGGCGACTGCAGCAGAGCGTGACGCCCTCGAACCCGCGATCCTGTACTGGAACAACAGCACTGGCAAGTACCACAACGCGAGCGGGACGGGCATCGGCGTGTACGCGAGCACGCCCCCGAACAACACGTTCGGTGCGATGTTAGAGCGGGTCTTCGACGAGCGAGGCATCGCGTACAACGTCTACGTCCGATACCGGAACAGCACCAGCCAGAAACGGATCATCTACCTCTACAACGGCCGGCCGAGCGACAACGCGGTGTCGGCTTCGCAGACGGTCACGCTGATGGACGACGACCACCTCTACGACACCGACGGGACGCGGAACGAGACGACGCTGTCGACCGCGACGGGGTTCCCGATTCCCGACCGGGGGGCCAACGTCTACAACACGGTCCGCGTGGAGGTGGTATCGTGGCGCATCTGA
- a CDS encoding DUF7261 family protein, whose product MAHLSDDQRGQLLLVAGLALAFVFIGLALVVNSAIFTENLASRGETAGSDGALAARASVEANVGEAVERANYYNESAPADAFKQSLRNVSTQTEYLSATSGSLVNVTYVDHREGERINGSIDQGDDNYTVVSDVERAPGANGTRGLAFNSSGLPDGSDPPLVVKVNDTSFVGDERSWRARIWENSSGVQVRTIRNGTTPSENRTEHCSVPSAAENRIQVTGGLVNDQPCDALRWTASGTNFWFGNGVLASNDEYAIHFENTNGVTGEFEVVVHDDGGLSLPLLSLSGDATSGDAIYDTSVRFVYDGPDVRYNTTVRVAPGEPDV is encoded by the coding sequence GTGGCGCATCTGAGCGACGACCAGCGCGGTCAGCTGCTGCTCGTCGCCGGGCTGGCGCTCGCGTTCGTCTTCATCGGGCTGGCGCTCGTCGTCAATTCGGCCATCTTTACTGAGAACCTCGCCAGCCGGGGCGAGACTGCCGGAAGCGACGGCGCACTGGCGGCGAGAGCGTCCGTCGAGGCGAACGTCGGAGAGGCCGTCGAGCGAGCGAACTACTACAACGAGTCTGCCCCGGCCGACGCGTTCAAGCAGAGTCTGCGGAACGTGAGCACGCAGACCGAGTACCTGTCGGCGACATCGGGGTCGCTGGTCAACGTTACCTACGTCGACCACCGGGAGGGAGAGCGCATCAACGGGAGCATCGACCAGGGTGACGACAACTACACTGTCGTCAGCGATGTCGAGCGGGCGCCGGGCGCGAACGGGACCAGAGGGCTGGCGTTCAACTCCTCCGGACTCCCGGACGGGAGCGACCCCCCACTGGTCGTGAAGGTGAACGACACGAGTTTCGTCGGCGACGAGCGAAGCTGGCGCGCCCGGATCTGGGAGAACAGCAGCGGCGTCCAGGTGCGGACGATACGGAACGGGACCACCCCGTCGGAGAACCGGACGGAGCACTGTTCAGTTCCCTCTGCGGCGGAGAACCGCATCCAGGTGACCGGCGGATTGGTGAACGACCAGCCCTGTGACGCCCTGCGATGGACCGCCAGCGGCACGAACTTCTGGTTCGGGAACGGCGTCCTCGCCAGCAACGACGAGTACGCGATCCACTTCGAGAACACCAACGGCGTGACCGGTGAGTTCGAGGTGGTCGTCCACGACGACGGCGGGCTGTCGCTCCCGCTGCTGTCGCTCTCGGGGGACGCGACGTCGGGCGACGCGATCTACGATACGTCGGTCCGGTTCGTCTACGACGGGCCCGACGTGCGGTACAACACGACGGTGCGGGTCGCACCGGGTGAGCCCGATGTCTGA
- a CDS encoding DUF7266 family protein: protein MSESRAVSTALNYALTLSITAVLVTGLLIAGTNFVEERQETVVREELTVIGQQVAADLARVDRLVVAADSSGSSLTATTRQTFPQRVAGSGYQLTLDPGGERLVLTATDPEVRVTVGVTNETTLRASSVDGGVVEVVYAGSGASAGLEVRDA from the coding sequence ATGTCTGAATCGCGAGCGGTCTCGACGGCGCTCAACTACGCGCTCACGCTGTCCATCACGGCCGTGCTGGTGACCGGGCTGCTGATCGCCGGAACCAACTTCGTCGAGGAACGACAGGAGACCGTCGTCAGGGAGGAGTTGACGGTCATCGGGCAGCAGGTGGCGGCGGACCTGGCTCGCGTCGACAGGCTGGTCGTCGCGGCGGACAGTAGCGGGTCGTCACTGACGGCCACGACCCGCCAGACGTTCCCACAGCGGGTCGCCGGCAGCGGCTACCAGTTGACCCTCGACCCGGGAGGGGAGCGGCTCGTCCTGACCGCGACGGACCCCGAAGTCAGAGTCACGGTTGGCGTGACGAACGAGACGACCCTCCGGGCGTCGAGCGTCGACGGGGGCGTCGTCGAGGTGGTGTACGCCGGGTCCGGTGCGAGTGCCGGACTGGAGGTGCGCGATGCCTGA